A segment of the Zavarzinia compransoris genome:
TTCGGCGACAATCTCTATACCCACGGCACGCCCTTCCGCCGCGCGGTGGAGGAGGGCCTGCTGGACCCGAAGCGGGTGGTGCAGATCGGCATCCGGGGCTCGATCTATGATCCGTCCGACCTCGATTTCGCCAGGGCCAACGGTTTCCGCGTCATCTTCATCGAGGAGTTCATCACGCGCACGGCCGAGGACATCATCGCCGAGGCACGGGCCATCGTCGGCACCGGGCGCACCTATGTCTCCTTCGACGTCGATGCCATCGACCCCGCCCAGGCGCCGGGCACGGGTACGCCCGAGATCGGCGGCTTTTCCAGCTTCGAGGCCATGCGCATGGTGCGCGGCCTGGCGGGGCTGAACATCATCGGCGCCGATGTGGTCGAGGTGTCGCCGCCCTTCGACGTCTCGAACATGACCTCGCTGCTCGGTGCCACCCTGATGTTCGAATTGCTCTGCGTCATCGCGGCCGGCTTCGGAGATTGAGCATGGCCCATGGCTATGACCAGGGACGGCTGGACCTGCCCTTCACCGGTTTCTGCACCTTCGCCAAATCCGCCATCTGCATGGATTGGGACCGGATCGAGGCCGATGTCGCCGTGCTTGGCGCGCCCCTCGACATGGGCACCCAGTGGCGGGCGGGGGCGCGCTTCGGGCCGCGCTCGATCCGCGATGCCTCCACCCTGTTTTCCTTCGGCCATGACGGCGCCTACGACCATGAGGACGACGTCACCTATCTGACCCCGGACCAGGGCCGCATCGTCGATATCGGCGATGCCGACATCATCCATACCGACCAGGAGCGCAGCCTCGCCAATATCGAATTCGGCGTCCGCAAGATCCTGAAGGCGGGGGCCATTCCGGTCGTCCTCGGTGGCGATCATTCGGTGAATATCGGCTGCATCAACGCCTTCGACGACCAGGAACCCTTCCATGTCGTCCATATCGACGCCCATCTCGATTTCGTCGACGAGCGGAAGGGCGTGCGCAACGGCCACGGCAATCCCTTGCGCCGGGCGGCGGAGAAATCCTATGTCAGCGGGCTGACCCAGATCGGCATCCGCAACGTCTCCTCGACCAATCGCGAAGGCTATGAGGATGCGCGGCGCATGGGCTCGGACATTGTTTCCGTGCGGCAGTTCCGCAAGCTCGGCGTCGATCAGGTGATCGCCCGCATCCCGGCCGGCAAGCGCTATTATTTCACCATCGACATCGATGGTTTCGACCCCTCGATCGCGCCGGGCACGGGCACGCCCTCGCATGGCGGCTTCACCTATTACGAAGTGCTGGAACTGCTCGAAGGGCTGACCCGGCGGGGCATGGTGATCGGCATGGACCTGGTGGAAGTGGCGCCCGACTACGACCACACGGGGACGACGGCGATCCTGGCCGCGCAATTGCTGATGAATGTCATCGGCCGCATGCTCTATCACCGCCGCCGCTGATCCGTTAACCTTTCGCCATGAATGTCGACAATATCGATCTCCGCCTGCTGCGCGTGTTTCACGCGCTGGCGGAACATGGCGGTTTCGCCGGCGCCCAGGCCGAACTCGGCCTCACGCCCTCGACCCTGTCCATTCACTTGTCGAACCTCGAACAGCGGCTCGGCATGGTTCTGTGCGAGCGCGGGCGCGGCGGCTTCCGCCTGACCGACAAGGGCGAGCGGGTGCATCTCGCCACCAAGCGCCTGTTCACGGCGCTGGAAGGCTTTCGCGCCGAAACCGCGTCGCTGCGCGGCAAGCTGGTGGGCGAACTCACCATCGGCCTGGTCGATTCGACCGTCACCGACCAGCGTTCGCCCATCGCCGCCGCGATCCGCCGCTTCGAGGGGCGGGACAACGACGTGCACCTGCGCCTGATCGTCGATCGGCCGGCGGGGCTGAACCATGCGCTGCTGGACGGGCGGCTCAATCTCGCGGTCGGGATCTTTCCCCGCCATGTCGCCGGCGTCGAATATGAAACCCTTTATACTGAGCGCAGCCTGCTCTATTGCGGGGCGGGGCACGAGTTCTTCGGCAAGCCGGGCGCGGGCATCGATGCGCTGGCCATCAGCCGGGCCCGCTTCGTCGGCCGGGCCTATAATCTCGAACGGGATTTCAATGCCATCGGCCGGGTGCTGCACAAGGCCAGCGTCGAGAATATGGAAGCCCAGGCCCATCTGATCCTGTCCGGCAGCTTCATCGGCTTCCTGCCCGAACATTATGCCCGCGGCTTCGCCGAAGCCGGGCGCATGCAGGCGATCGCCCCGGAGCGCTTCGAGCTGACCTCGGAAGTGGCGCTGGCGACACCGGGCGTCGGCAAGCCGAACATGGTGGTGCGCACCTTCTGCGACGACCTCCGGCAGGTGAATGCCGCGCTTGCGGTTTGCTGACCGTCAGCAGTTCAGGAACCGCCCGCTGACCGCGCCGAGGATGGCCATGGCG
Coding sequences within it:
- the speB gene encoding agmatinase, with amino-acid sequence MTKKPHPQPQDAALIPRFAGLPTFMRLPMQASPEGVDIALVGVPFDGGTTNRAGARHGPREIRNASAFMRKIHHVTGVAPYDRAVVADLGDAPVNPIDLMESLRLITGFFADLKAHGCIPVSAGGDHLISLPILRALAADGPVGMVHFDAHSDTNDRYFGDNLYTHGTPFRRAVEEGLLDPKRVVQIGIRGSIYDPSDLDFARANGFRVIFIEEFITRTAEDIIAEARAIVGTGRTYVSFDVDAIDPAQAPGTGTPEIGGFSSFEAMRMVRGLAGLNIIGADVVEVSPPFDVSNMTSLLGATLMFELLCVIAAGFGD
- the speB gene encoding agmatinase; this encodes MAHGYDQGRLDLPFTGFCTFAKSAICMDWDRIEADVAVLGAPLDMGTQWRAGARFGPRSIRDASTLFSFGHDGAYDHEDDVTYLTPDQGRIVDIGDADIIHTDQERSLANIEFGVRKILKAGAIPVVLGGDHSVNIGCINAFDDQEPFHVVHIDAHLDFVDERKGVRNGHGNPLRRAAEKSYVSGLTQIGIRNVSSTNREGYEDARRMGSDIVSVRQFRKLGVDQVIARIPAGKRYYFTIDIDGFDPSIAPGTGTPSHGGFTYYEVLELLEGLTRRGMVIGMDLVEVAPDYDHTGTTAILAAQLLMNVIGRMLYHRRR
- a CDS encoding LysR family transcriptional regulator, with protein sequence MNVDNIDLRLLRVFHALAEHGGFAGAQAELGLTPSTLSIHLSNLEQRLGMVLCERGRGGFRLTDKGERVHLATKRLFTALEGFRAETASLRGKLVGELTIGLVDSTVTDQRSPIAAAIRRFEGRDNDVHLRLIVDRPAGLNHALLDGRLNLAVGIFPRHVAGVEYETLYTERSLLYCGAGHEFFGKPGAGIDALAISRARFVGRAYNLERDFNAIGRVLHKASVENMEAQAHLILSGSFIGFLPEHYARGFAEAGRMQAIAPERFELTSEVALATPGVGKPNMVVRTFCDDLRQVNAALAVC